The genomic window ATGAACAGCCACGAGTCAACGCAAGTGTACAGATGTCCATGAGACATTAGTGTCTAATATTGAATTTCGATCGACTTCTGTGTACAGATGTCCACAAATAATTGGCGGGCAAACAGGCGAGCTGTGGCAGAGGTTGACGCACGTTCAGTGATGATTAGTTTGTGGTTCTGTGTTCACGGCCACACTCACGACGGTAAGAATGGAAACGTTTGACACGTTTGTGAGTTCGCGCGAATTTGTGCTGCTTCACGTGACGCGGGGAAACGATAATCAGATCCTCACAAAAATCGCCCAATACTTGCAGGTGGAATATCCCAACCGATTTGCCGTCGGCGTGTTGGACTCAGGGGCACCGCGGATAAATTGTATCCCGGCAACAACGCGGCTGCTCGATAAAACCCGCCCGCAACGCGTCGCCCACACAAAGAGGCATGTCCCGCCGCCGACCTCCGTCCGTCGAACGCAAGTGTACAGATGTCCGCGCGACGACTAAAGCCTATGTGCTGCTTTGACTTGCTCGCGTCCCATTCGTGTGTACGGATGTCCGCACGAAGCGTGGCTGTTCGCACGCAGGTTTGTGCGTTGGCTACCTTTGGCGAACAAAAGGCATCAATTCTGCCAACGGATTCGCTGGGCGTTCTGGGAGCTCCGGGACATGCCCGCGACCCCCCGAGGCACGACGCGCTTCTCTCAAATTCGTGTTGTGATTCACGATTCGCTTCACGCCGCCAACCACGGCGGGGTCGCGGTTCAAACGACGAGTGCCGCCGAGGCGCCGAGGTCCACGCGCCGTCAAGCGTACATGAGGCGCCGAGGTCCACGCGCCGTCAAGCGTACATCTGTCCACGCACGAGTTGAACCGTTTCCGCTTTCCGATTGCTTCGCGCGCCCACGTCCGTGTACATCTGTCCGCGCGCTGCTGCCAGCAGCTCGTACATCGTCTCGTGCCCTGCACCACCTTCGCAAAAAAATCGACATGGGCCTGAAAGGATGTGCTCTTCTCGATGCCCTAGCTTCTTGTGAAGACCAAGTCCGCTCCCAAGCCCGCCCCTGAGCAGCCAGTGCCCCTAGTTTCGTACGTCGCCGAGTTCGAGCAGTGGATGCGAGCTTCGGCTCGCTGCGGAAAGGGCAAGGCCGAAGACATCTGCCAAGAGATCCGGCTCGCCTTGTGGGAGCTCCGGGACCTGCCCGTCACGCGAGACGAAGCGCGTCGTGTCTTTGTGCAATTGGCGAGTCGCCTCGAGTGCCGTGCGAGGCGGGAAGTCTACCGCCAAGGCGCTCTGCTTCACGACGCAGAAGAATTTGCCGAACAAGTGAGGTGGTTCAACGAGCACGTGGAGCGCGAGACTGTCCGCGCGGTGGCCTTGTTCAATGCCCTCGAAAAACTCAGCGACCACGAACGATGGTTGGTGAAAGAATGCAAAATCGATGGGCGCACATACGCCGATGTCGCGAACCAAGTGGGCGTGAGTGAGGAAGCCATTACCAGCCGCTTGTGGCGTGCGATGGCTCGGCTCCTCGCCATCTTCGAAGACGAAAACGGCGACGAGAAAAGCGAAAAGCGAGGCGCCGTCATCGCCCCGCTCGCGTTCGAATTCACCGACGTGCAGCGCGCCGCGTTCAGCGCCATCTGGAGGGCCGAAGGACGTGTCCCCACGTTCGGAGGAGGTCCGCCGGATCCACCCGGACCGCCGCCGGTTGTGCCCGGTGCTCCTCCCGTTCCCGTGGCCCCCGTGGTTTCGGCGGCTGTGGGGTCCGCCGTTTCGGCAGTCACGATTGCCATCGTGCTCGTGCTGCTCATACTCGTTCCGACGAGCATCGTGGCCATTTACTATTTTTGGGATCCACCGCTTGCCCAAACGGCCAACAAGGGCCTTCGCGCGCCTCCCGTGAGCGTCGTCGAGGACGTCGTCCCTTTGGACTACGTTCCCCCCCGCCAAGGCAGCAGCATGCAAATTCCCGCAGCATCGAGCTCGGCCAGCGTGCAGGCTCCGACAGCGTCGAGTTCGGCCAGCGCGCAGGCTCCGACAGCGTCGAGCTCGAGCGATACCCCAAGCTTGAGTCCGCCAATCGATCCCGAGGAAATGGAACGCGCTCGGCGTCAAGCACCTCGGTCTCTCCCGGCGAGAAAAAAGTAAGCGACAACGGTCCCACATTCGGGACCGCATACGTGTGAATCAGGCGCGGTTCATCCGCTGCATTGGAGGAATATGTTGCGTCAACAATATGCAGAGGA from Polyangiaceae bacterium includes these protein-coding regions:
- a CDS encoding sigma-70 family RNA polymerase sigma factor, with the translated sequence MRASARCGKGKAEDICQEIRLALWELRDLPVTRDEARRVFVQLASRLECRARREVYRQGALLHDAEEFAEQVRWFNEHVERETVRAVALFNALEKLSDHERWLVKECKIDGRTYADVANQVGVSEEAITSRLWRAMARLLAIFEDENGDEKSEKRGAVIAPLAFEFTDVQRAAFSAIWRAEGRVPTFGGGPPDPPGPPPVVPGAPPVPVAPVVSAAVGSAVSAVTIAIVLVLLILVPTSIVAIYYFWDPPLAQTANKGLRAPPVSVVEDVVPLDYVPPRQGSSMQIPAASSSASVQAPTASSSASAQAPTASSSSDTPSLSPPIDPEEMERARRQAPRSLPARKK